The following proteins are encoded in a genomic region of Oncorhynchus kisutch isolate 150728-3 linkage group LG4, Okis_V2, whole genome shotgun sequence:
- the LOC116373950 gene encoding protein ANKUB1-like, with protein MTLVSQQCGLPVSSFRLSSPTGLQLYDCNRLHDYAIDLGATLRLDTWDGWAEFLRGCFLGHRLTVQRHLSRERPVMRFQLRVALYIAASLGHLDLAGWLLERGVRVIEPVGVHPYREWCHQTAHPDVTKCPAVASIERGQLTILKLFIASSVLTLACQDPQGRDPLRIALQYGHRECVHHLATKLCSVVVLPGMALPMRTYLQIKGWVRLGQRRAASRHCMGLNTAPFRTRVGDTALVDGFTLPKMSSKPRRSEAKAGIRVMSTASRRLTPINCPSHVSCPLRSLASQDKPLQLPKLHPVATRDEREKKRGCGGKGCEEDESGDQNSNQWRSRVPLPPISRDTNLRPVFASPNSAQILTTSLEAFSLHCDRTPRENAIYCLAVARLVQV; from the exons ATGACCCTGGTGTCCCAGCAGTGTGGGCTTCCCGTCAGCTCCTTCAGACTGAGCTCTCCCACCGGCCTGCAACTCTACGACTGCAACCGGCTGCACGACTACGCCATTGACCTGG ggGCTACTCTACGGTTGGACACCTGGGATGGGTGGGCGGAGTTCCTCAGAGGCTGCTTCCTGGGACACAGACTGACCGTCCAacgacacctgtctagggagagacctgtgATGAG GTTCCAGCTCCGGGTGGCACTCTACATCGCTGCTTCTCTGGGCCACCTGGACCTGGCCGGCTGGCTGCTGGAGAGGGGGGTGCGTGTCATTGAGCCGGTGGGGGTTCACCCTTACCGTGAGTGGTGCCACCAGACGGCCCACCCCGACGTCACCAAGTGTCCCGCTGTCGCCTCCATCGAGCGCGGCCAGCTCACCATCCTCAAACTCTTTATCGCCAGCAGCGTTCTGACCCTTGCCTGTCAGGATCCCCAGGGTCGTGACCCCCTGAGGATCGCCCTCCAGTACGGCCACAGAGAGTGTGTGCATCACCTGGCCACCAAGCTGTGCTCTGTGGTGGTCCTCCCAGGTATGGCCCTGCCCATGCGGACATACCTCCAGATAAAGGGCTGGGTGAGGCTGGGGCAGAGGAGGGCAGCATCCAGGCACTGCATGGGCCTCAACACGGCTCCGTTCAGGACCAGGGTGGGCGACACGGCCCTGGTGGACGGCTTCACCCTCCCCAAGATGTCCTCCAAGCCCAGGAGGAGTGAGGCCAAGGCGGGTATCAGGGTGATGTCCACAGCCTCTCGACGTTTGACCCCCATCAACTGCCCATCTCATGTATCCTGCCCGCTCCGCTCCCTGGCATCCCAGGATAAACCTCTTCAACTACCAAAGCTACACCCTGTGGCCACgagggatgaaagagagaagaagaggggatgTGGAGGGAAGGGATGTGAGGAGGATGAGAGTGGGGATCAGAACAGCAACCAATGGAGGAGCAGAGTCCCGCTCCCACCCATTTCCAGAGACACCAATCTCAGACCTGTGTTTGCCTCGCCAAACTCCGCCCAGATACTCACCACCTCACTGGAGGCCTTTTCTCTCCACTGTGACCGCACACCCAGAGAAAACGCCATATACTGTTTGGCCGTGGCCAGGTTAGTCCAAGTTTAA